In the Sulfitobacter noctilucicola genome, one interval contains:
- a CDS encoding MotA/TolQ/ExbB proton channel family protein gives MSFDLASLGAGGVVIAVLLILSAFSLALIVVKVVQLWPARSGVQMREAALADWAQGNKEKAQNAVTNGKSPADRVMAYAMASLAKGFKGPPLQAELLRRGNEEFARMNGSIRVLELIAMISPLLGLLGTVLGMIQSFQALEMAEGAANASVLAGGIWQALLTTAVGLLVAIPAAVGATLLSARAESAAQMIENAVGRLMLIDENPNAI, from the coding sequence ATGTCGTTTGATTTGGCCTCTCTGGGTGCAGGCGGTGTTGTTATCGCCGTTCTGTTAATCCTGTCTGCCTTTTCGCTTGCTTTGATCGTTGTCAAAGTGGTGCAACTTTGGCCTGCGCGTTCAGGCGTTCAAATGCGTGAAGCAGCCCTTGCTGATTGGGCGCAAGGCAACAAGGAAAAGGCGCAAAACGCCGTCACGAATGGGAAAAGCCCCGCAGACCGTGTGATGGCCTATGCGATGGCCTCACTTGCGAAAGGGTTCAAGGGCCCGCCTCTTCAAGCCGAGCTTTTGCGGCGAGGGAATGAAGAATTTGCACGGATGAACGGGTCGATCCGTGTGCTTGAGCTTATTGCCATGATCAGTCCTTTGTTGGGATTGCTTGGTACGGTTCTTGGAATGATCCAATCTTTTCAGGCGCTTGAAATGGCTGAAGGGGCTGCAAACGCCTCTGTACTTGCTGGCGGTATCTGGCAGGCTTTGCTGACAACTGCCGTGGGCCTGCTGGTTGCCATTCCGGCAGCAGTTGGCGCCACATTGCTGTCTGCCCGCGCCGAAAGTGCCGCCCAGATGATCGAGAATGCCGTGGGCCGTCTTATGCTGATTGATGAAAATCCCAACGCAATCTGA
- a CDS encoding ExbD/TolR family protein: MIQAAPLTLKRPRPPRALISLVAMIDVLLILLVFFMVTSTYLDLDMIPAVAPEAENAQKAAPQTSASTILIRIGADGVPVIRGQPVEVDDLTVLLKQAVADAPALSVMVLPTGVARMQALVSVMDIATTAGVTNLRVVRLEARP, from the coding sequence ATGATCCAAGCCGCCCCTTTGACACTCAAACGCCCGCGGCCGCCGCGCGCGTTGATTTCACTGGTGGCGATGATCGACGTTCTGCTGATCCTTCTGGTCTTCTTCATGGTCACGTCAACGTACCTTGATCTGGACATGATACCGGCTGTGGCCCCCGAGGCAGAAAACGCCCAAAAAGCTGCTCCGCAAACATCGGCATCTACAATCCTCATCCGTATCGGCGCAGATGGCGTTCCCGTGATACGCGGTCAGCCAGTTGAAGTTGATGATCTGACGGTTCTGCTGAAACAAGCAGTTGCCGATGCACCCGCGCTATCGGTCATGGTGCTGCCAACAGGTGTGGCCCGCATGCAAGCGCTTGTCAGCGTTATGGATATTGCCACGACTGCAGGCGTCACCAACCTGCGTGTTGTCCGGCTTGAGGCACGGCCATGA
- a CDS encoding ExbD/TolR family protein, which translates to MRLTRPPQRQTPETIIALIDVVFFLLVFFMLIGRMDATAPFDVTPPVAVTGADMPAGGITLSVGAEGEMAVDGQPTGEPLPLLLEQLATNPDTLVRINAHHNAELRHVLPLIAELEASGARDVALVVTPASP; encoded by the coding sequence ATGAGATTGACCCGCCCGCCCCAGCGCCAGACCCCGGAAACGATCATCGCTTTGATTGATGTGGTGTTCTTTTTGCTGGTCTTTTTCATGCTAATCGGACGGATGGATGCAACCGCACCCTTCGATGTGACGCCACCTGTTGCCGTGACCGGTGCAGACATGCCCGCAGGTGGGATTACACTGTCCGTAGGTGCCGAAGGAGAAATGGCCGTTGATGGCCAGCCAACCGGTGAACCGCTTCCTCTGCTGCTGGAACAGCTTGCAACAAATCCGGACACGCTCGTCAGGATAAATGCCCATCACAACGCTGAGCTTAGACATGTTCTGCCGCTAATTGCGGAGCTTGAGGCATCCGGTGCGCGTGATGTGGCGCTTGTAGTCACACCGGCAAGCCCATGA
- a CDS encoding DUF4384 domain-containing protein produces the protein MAALQPQPVSDQPTPESRLNVEAQEVARTDATQQTPASDEAARQDGDVANLGSGEIAQSRAEPLDAPSDQARAQSLPTLTAVSAKAPAERLENVATPQADVQVAAGLPIQTSAALSLPVAVSATTSVKPDRISSLPTQTVMTAPTLPEPASAIAKPPETAPTPSFEPSRTALSEQAPEVTSGKATLAFPSSGPVDPVSLAAFQSFTQTTQTSGSDVRDSLSAALSVPCARMQVLFDPDTVTLQLTGHVPTAADRAPVLKALETQMGTDIKVAENLLVLPAPQCGALSGIANVGLPQSTDQITNPMIVGADTHARAFRYVTGDPLVLDLTAPDYPAYIYVDYFDADGNVIHLSPNDQTPLQKAEPETALQIGARTAQEAGLFVTIGPPYGQEIAAAFASSVPLYSGNRPLVEPAEPYLAWLKGQVENARQATADFKGEWVYFFVTTAAQ, from the coding sequence ATGGCAGCGCTGCAGCCCCAGCCGGTGAGCGATCAACCAACGCCTGAAAGCCGCCTGAATGTCGAAGCTCAGGAGGTCGCCAGAACCGACGCGACCCAGCAGACGCCAGCTTCCGATGAAGCTGCGCGGCAGGATGGGGATGTCGCCAATCTGGGATCAGGCGAGATCGCTCAATCGCGGGCGGAACCGCTTGATGCGCCTTCCGACCAAGCGCGGGCGCAGAGCCTGCCTACCTTGACAGCTGTTTCTGCAAAGGCCCCCGCAGAGCGGTTGGAAAACGTCGCGACACCACAAGCAGATGTTCAGGTCGCAGCGGGTCTACCCATCCAGACCAGTGCGGCACTTAGCCTGCCGGTCGCAGTTTCTGCGACAACATCCGTCAAACCGGACCGGATCAGCAGTTTGCCAACACAGACTGTCATGACGGCCCCGACCCTTCCAGAACCTGCGAGCGCAATAGCAAAGCCCCCCGAGACAGCACCAACCCCAAGCTTTGAACCCTCGCGCACTGCTCTGTCAGAGCAAGCGCCAGAAGTAACGTCCGGAAAGGCAACACTCGCCTTTCCGTCCTCCGGCCCCGTCGATCCGGTCTCACTCGCCGCTTTCCAAAGCTTTACCCAGACCACCCAGACCAGCGGTTCTGATGTGCGCGACAGTTTGAGTGCCGCTTTGTCCGTGCCTTGCGCAAGGATGCAGGTTCTATTCGATCCTGACACCGTGACACTGCAACTGACGGGTCATGTCCCCACGGCCGCTGACCGAGCGCCGGTGCTCAAAGCGCTTGAGACACAGATGGGGACGGACATCAAAGTGGCTGAGAACCTGTTGGTGCTGCCTGCACCGCAATGCGGTGCCTTGTCGGGGATCGCGAATGTCGGATTGCCGCAATCTACGGACCAGATCACCAATCCTATGATTGTGGGCGCAGACACTCATGCCCGCGCTTTCCGGTATGTGACCGGCGACCCTTTGGTGCTCGATCTGACCGCGCCGGATTATCCCGCCTATATCTACGTTGATTATTTCGATGCGGATGGCAACGTCATCCACCTGTCGCCGAACGATCAAACACCTTTGCAAAAGGCAGAGCCGGAAACCGCATTGCAGATTGGCGCGCGCACCGCACAGGAGGCCGGATTGTTTGTCACAATCGGCCCGCCCTACGGTCAAGAAATCGCCGCGGCCTTTGCATCTTCTGTGCCGCTCTACTCCGGCAACCGTCCACTCGTCGAACCAGCCGAGCCTTATTTGGCGTGGTTAAAGGGTCAGGTCGAAAACGCGCGCCAAGCAACAGCAGATTTCAAAGGCGAATGGGTCTATTTCTTTGTGACAACCGCAGCGCAGTAG
- a CDS encoding CpXC domain-containing protein — protein sequence MSLFDLTSIHCPACGTSSDFQAAGSVNADRRPDLRQEILDDTFQTVTCTSCGEVMRLEPVVNYLDVEFGLWLAVYPPRQIGDYQALEETVQGLFNDSYGDAASPSAQEVGAILKPRLTFGWPATREKILLATKGLDDVAIEMLKLDLLRRLPRAPLRAGVELRVVDVTEDSLQMIWVETASENVLESFEANIQLLKAITDDPEPWAEIRESLTGGVFVDIQKLYLGAGRDAA from the coding sequence ATGTCTTTGTTTGATCTGACGTCGATCCACTGCCCCGCTTGCGGAACATCCAGTGATTTCCAGGCCGCGGGCAGTGTGAATGCAGACCGCCGGCCTGATCTGCGACAGGAAATCCTTGACGACACCTTCCAGACTGTGACCTGCACTTCTTGCGGTGAGGTGATGCGTCTAGAGCCTGTTGTGAACTATCTGGACGTTGAATTCGGGCTTTGGCTGGCTGTCTATCCACCGCGTCAGATCGGTGACTATCAGGCATTAGAAGAGACTGTGCAGGGGCTTTTCAACGACAGTTATGGTGATGCGGCTTCTCCCTCAGCGCAGGAGGTCGGCGCAATTCTGAAGCCGCGTCTGACCTTTGGCTGGCCGGCGACACGAGAGAAAATTCTGCTTGCGACAAAAGGGCTGGATGACGTTGCCATTGAGATGCTCAAGCTCGATCTGCTGCGCCGTTTGCCTCGCGCACCCCTGCGTGCGGGCGTGGAGCTGCGCGTTGTCGATGTGACAGAAGATTCACTTCAGATGATCTGGGTTGAAACCGCGAGCGAGAATGTTCTTGAGAGCTTTGAGGCCAATATCCAGTTGTTGAAAGCGATCACGGATGATCCGGAGCCTTGGGCAGAGATAAGGGAAAGCCTGACGGGCGGAGTGTTTGTCGACATTCAAAAGCTCTATCTCGGTGCGGGCCGCGACGCCGCGTGA
- a CDS encoding caspase family protein produces MNISFAPIKSGTLLHRSLMLLALVGFFALGWPLMALAQITDEKRVALIIGNSDYDLISRLDNPGNDASDMTVALEGLGFEVYLGLDVTADEMSGLAAKFATAIETADVALFYYAGHGFQVGGQNYLVPTDAKIEQAADVTEQTIKLNDILNQMEQAPGIKFVFLDACRNDPFEGTLASVSEGLARVGNAADFMISFATQPDNVAYDGTGRNSFFTEALLSYIYTPGLDISDLMISVRKDVLAATGGRQIPWENSSLTRQFRFDPRPDTISAETLLWQVAANAGDPQLMQLYAERYPQGKHTQEVMAFLDPALAGGSVLSREYTPQERDAQEDRLWQLARRARMRPLVEFYLEKYPEGTHAADAKRLMSSLPSEDEGGAGRLCERLATHPRDATATNAGVPFSKLQQNAIAAIQACLAAAGSNPDLPHYTALLARSTVAAGDVNQAIRLYREAATRGDLRAMVSLGLMTESGRGVPASQTEALRLYQRAADLGSADAKINLAVAMFEGAGLEKNDEKAVQLLKEAADLGSALATYNLGVLTSDGTTGKPEEALDYFKRAITAGETRAYLASAILLDEGRIAPRDPDAAANMLLRGAAEDAGQSIRQMTEATSDWSRDTISAVQERLKAAGYYTSVVDGRSGPNFAAALDAWRNGGFVADVLVE; encoded by the coding sequence ATGAACATATCATTTGCCCCCATCAAAAGCGGTACTTTGCTGCACAGATCATTGATGTTGCTGGCTTTGGTTGGTTTCTTCGCGCTTGGATGGCCGCTGATGGCGCTGGCGCAAATCACGGATGAAAAACGTGTGGCGCTGATCATCGGAAATTCGGATTACGACCTGATTTCACGCCTTGATAACCCCGGTAACGACGCCAGCGACATGACTGTCGCCCTCGAAGGGTTGGGGTTTGAAGTCTATCTGGGTCTGGATGTCACAGCCGATGAAATGTCAGGCCTTGCTGCAAAGTTCGCTACTGCAATCGAAACTGCTGATGTTGCACTGTTCTACTACGCTGGGCACGGCTTTCAGGTGGGCGGGCAGAACTATCTGGTTCCGACAGATGCAAAGATCGAACAGGCGGCAGATGTCACCGAGCAGACCATCAAGCTCAATGATATTCTGAACCAGATGGAGCAGGCCCCCGGCATCAAGTTTGTGTTTCTCGATGCCTGTCGCAACGATCCGTTCGAAGGTACGCTTGCCTCTGTTTCCGAAGGATTGGCGCGTGTCGGCAACGCGGCTGACTTTATGATCTCTTTCGCCACGCAGCCCGATAACGTGGCCTATGATGGCACGGGCCGGAACAGTTTCTTTACCGAGGCCCTGCTCAGCTATATTTACACACCGGGTCTGGATATTTCGGATTTGATGATTTCGGTTCGCAAGGATGTTCTGGCGGCAACGGGCGGACGGCAGATCCCTTGGGAAAATTCGTCGCTGACACGTCAATTCCGTTTTGACCCGCGCCCCGATACGATCTCGGCCGAGACTTTGCTGTGGCAAGTTGCAGCCAACGCCGGCGATCCGCAACTGATGCAGCTTTATGCAGAGCGGTATCCGCAAGGCAAACACACTCAGGAAGTCATGGCATTTCTTGACCCTGCCCTTGCCGGTGGGTCCGTCCTATCGCGCGAGTACACACCACAGGAACGCGACGCGCAGGAAGACCGTTTGTGGCAATTGGCGCGGCGTGCGCGGATGCGCCCGTTGGTCGAATTCTATCTGGAGAAATATCCCGAAGGCACACATGCGGCCGATGCCAAGCGCTTGATGAGCTCATTGCCATCAGAGGACGAAGGTGGGGCCGGACGCCTGTGTGAACGGCTGGCCACCCATCCGCGTGATGCCACGGCGACCAACGCCGGCGTTCCATTCAGCAAGCTTCAACAAAACGCCATCGCGGCCATTCAAGCCTGCCTTGCCGCTGCGGGCAGCAATCCGGACCTGCCGCATTATACGGCTCTTCTGGCGCGGTCCACGGTCGCCGCGGGTGACGTCAATCAAGCGATCCGTCTTTACCGCGAGGCCGCGACACGCGGCGATCTGCGGGCAATGGTGAGCCTTGGGTTGATGACAGAATCCGGTCGCGGCGTTCCCGCCTCACAGACAGAGGCGCTCAGGCTTTATCAGCGTGCTGCCGATCTTGGTAGTGCGGACGCCAAGATCAATCTGGCCGTCGCGATGTTCGAAGGTGCGGGTCTTGAGAAAAACGACGAGAAAGCTGTGCAGCTTTTGAAAGAAGCGGCTGATCTTGGATCGGCCCTCGCGACCTACAACCTCGGTGTGCTGACAAGTGACGGGACAACCGGCAAGCCCGAAGAGGCGCTGGATTACTTCAAGCGCGCCATCACTGCCGGTGAAACCCGAGCATATCTGGCCAGCGCAATTCTGCTGGACGAAGGGCGCATCGCACCTCGTGATCCGGATGCCGCCGCGAATATGTTACTGCGCGGTGCCGCAGAAGACGCCGGGCAAAGCATCCGGCAGATGACAGAGGCCACATCAGACTGGTCGCGTGATACAATCTCGGCTGTTCAGGAACGCCTGAAAGCCGCTGGATACTACACCAGTGTCGTCGACGGGCGCAGCGGACCGAACTTTGCTGCCGCCCTTGATGCATGGCGCAACGGTGGGTTCGTCGCGGATGTGTTGGTTGAATAG
- a CDS encoding MarR family winged helix-turn-helix transcriptional regulator gives MNHETPLSRRRLRTWLRLLRVTRATENRLREYLRLTHETTLPRFDVMAALYNSEEPMMMSELSKRLLVSNGNASTVVNRLEKDGLVERQAQEKDRRVVKVSLTDAGRATFQAQAVGHEKMVNDIFETLGHEEIDMIRDLLRRAEDRKAQSK, from the coding sequence ATGAACCATGAAACACCACTGTCCCGCCGCCGCCTGCGCACATGGCTGAGATTGCTGCGCGTCACCCGTGCGACTGAAAACCGCCTGCGCGAATACCTGCGGCTGACGCATGAAACCACCCTCCCCCGCTTTGATGTGATGGCGGCACTATATAATAGTGAAGAGCCGATGATGATGTCGGAGCTCAGCAAACGGCTGCTCGTGTCGAACGGGAATGCCTCGACGGTTGTGAACCGGTTGGAGAAAGACGGCCTTGTTGAACGGCAGGCCCAAGAGAAAGACCGTCGCGTGGTGAAGGTATCGCTCACAGACGCGGGACGGGCTACGTTTCAGGCGCAAGCCGTGGGGCACGAGAAGATGGTTAACGATATCTTTGAGACCTTGGGGCATGAAGAAATCGACATGATCCGTGATCTGCTGCGCCGCGCCGAAGACCGCAAAGCGCAGAGCAAATAA
- a CDS encoding cupin domain-containing protein, translating to MTRENHRENVAGRANVEDTPELLAYYDELDGFNTGALWTVANKIEPWEPKSASVPVLWRYADLRDKVLRSVDLVTPEKAGRRVIYFNNPGRTDVSAAVGWIYGGLQVMNPGEKATAHRHSASAIRFIMEGSGAYTVVDGHKMTLGRNDFVLTPNGTWHEHAVEETGTPCIWQDGLDIPFVNAMEANFFEVHPDLSEPVAYPVDDMTKTWGNAGLTPGGGAWDKGYSPMFKYEWDRTYDALNAYADASDPSPFDGTLMEYVNPTTNGPVMKTLGASMQRLAPGEATKAHRHTGSYLYQVAKGSGHSIINGQRFDWAERDIFCVPSWAWHEHANASASDDAVLFCLNDLPVIRALGLYREEALGENGGQQPT from the coding sequence ATGACACGGGAAAACCACCGCGAGAACGTCGCTGGCCGCGCCAATGTCGAAGATACGCCCGAACTGCTTGCTTATTATGACGAACTTGATGGCTTCAACACTGGTGCACTGTGGACTGTTGCCAACAAGATCGAACCATGGGAGCCGAAATCGGCCTCCGTCCCGGTGCTGTGGCGCTACGCTGATTTGCGGGACAAAGTGCTGCGCTCCGTTGACTTGGTAACGCCTGAAAAGGCAGGCCGGCGTGTGATCTATTTCAACAACCCCGGCCGAACGGATGTATCGGCGGCAGTGGGGTGGATCTATGGCGGTCTGCAAGTGATGAATCCCGGTGAGAAAGCGACCGCGCACCGGCATTCCGCCTCTGCGATCCGTTTTATCATGGAAGGCAGCGGTGCTTATACGGTTGTCGATGGTCATAAGATGACACTGGGGCGCAATGACTTTGTTCTGACCCCCAACGGCACGTGGCACGAACACGCCGTCGAAGAAACCGGAACGCCATGCATCTGGCAGGACGGCCTCGATATCCCATTCGTAAACGCGATGGAGGCAAACTTTTTCGAGGTGCATCCAGACCTGAGCGAGCCTGTTGCATATCCTGTCGATGATATGACCAAGACTTGGGGCAACGCGGGTCTGACCCCCGGTGGGGGTGCATGGGATAAAGGCTATTCGCCGATGTTCAAATACGAATGGGATCGCACCTATGACGCGCTGAACGCCTACGCTGATGCTTCCGATCCCTCGCCCTTTGATGGCACGCTGATGGAATACGTGAACCCCACGACCAACGGCCCCGTGATGAAAACACTTGGTGCCAGCATGCAGCGCCTCGCCCCCGGTGAAGCGACCAAAGCGCACCGGCATACCGGAAGCTACCTCTATCAAGTGGCCAAAGGCTCGGGCCACTCCATCATCAACGGGCAACGGTTCGACTGGGCAGAACGCGACATATTTTGCGTGCCCTCATGGGCGTGGCACGAACATGCAAATGCCTCTGCCAGCGACGATGCCGTGCTCTTTTGCCTCAATGACTTGCCGGTGATCCGCGCCCTTGGCCTCTACCGTGAGGAAGCGCTGGGTGAAAACGGCGGCCAACAACCAACCTAA
- a CDS encoding fumarylacetoacetate hydrolase family protein, producing MKLVTYKAHVEAPARLGVIEDGIVVDVAGFGEAVGLDLPDRMLDFIDLGPVAVRQLRNALHTADGDWGNALALPVETVKLLAPIPRPRKNIFGIGLNYLDHITESAKALDTDDALPKEPVVFSKPPTAVVGPGDPVRHDASMTQQLDWEVELAVIIGTTASQTKRENALAHVFGYSVMIDISARDNRRAGQWIFSKGMDSYAPFGPCIVTADEIPDPQQLDLWLTVNGVEKQRSNTAKMLFKVDELISDVSRGITLEPGDIIASGTPEGVGAGRDPQEWLWPGDVMEAHVEGIGTIRHPVINATEFK from the coding sequence ATGAAACTCGTCACCTATAAAGCCCACGTCGAAGCCCCCGCCCGGCTGGGTGTCATCGAAGACGGCATTGTTGTGGATGTTGCAGGCTTTGGCGAAGCGGTGGGCCTTGATCTGCCGGACCGTATGCTCGACTTTATCGATCTGGGGCCGGTTGCCGTGCGCCAGTTGCGTAACGCTTTGCATACTGCGGATGGTGACTGGGGCAATGCGCTCGCCCTGCCGGTTGAAACAGTCAAACTGCTGGCCCCTATCCCGCGCCCGCGCAAAAACATCTTCGGCATCGGCCTGAACTACCTTGATCACATCACCGAAAGCGCCAAGGCGCTTGATACCGATGACGCACTGCCCAAAGAACCTGTCGTCTTTTCGAAACCGCCCACCGCTGTTGTCGGGCCCGGCGATCCGGTACGCCATGACGCCAGTATGACCCAGCAACTCGATTGGGAAGTAGAACTGGCCGTCATTATCGGCACCACTGCCAGCCAGACCAAGCGTGAAAACGCCCTTGCACATGTCTTCGGATATTCCGTCATGATCGACATCTCGGCGCGCGACAACCGCCGCGCGGGACAGTGGATTTTCTCGAAGGGCATGGACAGCTACGCACCTTTCGGGCCGTGCATCGTGACCGCAGACGAAATCCCCGATCCGCAGCAGCTTGATCTGTGGCTGACTGTCAACGGTGTGGAAAAACAGCGCTCGAACACCGCCAAGATGCTGTTCAAGGTTGATGAGCTGATATCGGATGTCAGCCGCGGCATCACGCTGGAGCCGGGCGATATCATCGCATCCGGCACCCCCGAAGGTGTCGGCGCGGGGCGTGATCCGCAAGAATGGCTCTGGCCGGGCGATGTAATGGAAGCGCATGTCGAAGGCATTGGCACGATCCGCCATCCCGTCATCAACGCGACCGAGTTCAAATGA
- a CDS encoding alpha/beta hydrolase, giving the protein MNAGTINPRIDHDFNARESVASFDDEFGKLTVLSDKAMADLPREADIVFDRESGSKLDLYGIAPGRPVFLWIHGGYWRLGTKEGNAFAAPGLVDHGIAVAVMDYSLAPAVSLEQIVHEVRAAVSWLHRKGNLYGLDARRIHVGGSSAGGHLTGAVIADGWRSDYGLPEDVIGTALALSGIYDLEPLLHTQVNTWMNMNMGTVAALSPIRHIPQASETDLILSVGGQERDGFLRETAAYHDACAAKAMQVQTIAMPKYNHFDITGTLSDPASELVEATARSIQKVT; this is encoded by the coding sequence ATGAACGCAGGCACCATCAATCCCCGGATTGACCACGACTTCAATGCCCGCGAAAGCGTGGCATCTTTCGACGATGAATTCGGCAAGCTGACGGTGCTAAGCGACAAGGCGATGGCAGACCTCCCTCGCGAAGCGGATATTGTGTTCGACCGCGAAAGCGGCTCAAAACTGGACCTTTACGGCATTGCGCCGGGCAGACCGGTATTCTTGTGGATACACGGGGGCTATTGGCGGCTTGGCACCAAAGAAGGCAATGCCTTTGCCGCACCCGGTTTGGTGGATCACGGCATCGCTGTTGCTGTCATGGACTATTCGCTCGCACCTGCGGTGAGCCTTGAACAGATCGTGCACGAGGTTCGCGCCGCTGTTAGTTGGTTACACCGCAAGGGTAATCTCTACGGGCTCGACGCCCGTCGTATCCATGTTGGCGGATCATCTGCTGGCGGGCACCTGACCGGCGCTGTCATCGCAGACGGGTGGCGGTCGGACTACGGCCTGCCCGAAGATGTGATCGGCACGGCCTTGGCGCTCAGCGGGATATATGATCTGGAGCCGCTTCTTCACACGCAGGTCAACACGTGGATGAATATGAACATGGGGACTGTCGCGGCGCTCTCTCCGATCCGGCATATCCCTCAAGCAAGCGAAACCGATTTGATACTTTCGGTCGGGGGGCAGGAGCGCGACGGCTTTTTGCGCGAAACTGCGGCTTACCACGATGCCTGCGCGGCCAAGGCGATGCAGGTTCAGACCATCGCGATGCCCAAGTACAATCACTTCGATATCACAGGCACACTGTCCGACCCCGCCTCAGAACTGGTTGAGGCAACCGCGCGCTCTATCCAGAAAGTCACCTGA
- a CDS encoding flavin reductase family protein, which translates to MRFDLDPATPQLSYKLLAACVTPRPIAWVSTLSTGGIINAAPYSFFNAMGHTPPTVAIGILADPEKGWKDTARNILDTGEFVVNLVTEEMGEAMNLTCMNAPSEVSEMPIAGLQSAPSTHIKPPRIAGAPVSFECTTHTVVTTSPQQAIVIGQVQAIHVADQFVLDAEKCYIDAPAMNLIGRTHGSGWYTRTTDQFQMTRPDYDEWAAANDTEE; encoded by the coding sequence ATGCGGTTCGACCTTGATCCCGCCACGCCGCAGCTCAGCTACAAACTGCTGGCGGCTTGCGTGACGCCGCGCCCGATCGCCTGGGTGTCGACCCTTTCGACAGGTGGCATAATCAATGCCGCACCCTATAGCTTTTTCAATGCCATGGGGCACACACCGCCCACGGTTGCCATCGGCATTCTGGCGGACCCCGAAAAGGGATGGAAGGACACCGCCCGCAATATCCTTGATACCGGCGAATTCGTCGTCAATCTGGTGACGGAAGAGATGGGCGAGGCGATGAACCTGACGTGCATGAATGCCCCGTCCGAGGTGAGTGAGATGCCGATCGCCGGTCTGCAATCCGCGCCGTCGACGCATATCAAACCTCCTCGCATCGCCGGTGCGCCGGTGTCATTCGAATGCACGACCCACACCGTCGTGACCACCAGCCCACAACAAGCCATCGTTATCGGACAGGTGCAGGCCATTCACGTCGCGGATCAGTTCGTTCTGGATGCTGAGAAATGCTACATCGACGCGCCTGCCATGAACCTTATCGGGCGCACGCATGGGTCGGGTTGGTACACACGCACGACGGACCAATTTCAAATGACCCGACCTGATTATGATGAATGGGCGGCCGCAAACGACACCGAAGAATAA
- a CDS encoding acyl-CoA thioesterase, which yields MRFVMPQKVKFKHCDPAGIVFYPRYFEMINDCVEAFFDDALNCPFETLHEDGGVPTAEISVQFTAPSRHGDHLELALICTRIGRSSLGITTEATCEGERRFLATSTLVLTDAHGKSTPWPDDLRQLIEMRIVKDAA from the coding sequence ATGCGTTTCGTTATGCCGCAGAAGGTGAAGTTCAAACACTGCGATCCGGCAGGCATCGTATTCTATCCGCGTTATTTCGAGATGATTAACGATTGTGTCGAGGCGTTCTTTGATGACGCCCTCAATTGCCCGTTCGAGACGCTGCACGAAGATGGGGGTGTGCCGACAGCAGAGATTTCGGTGCAGTTCACTGCACCAAGCCGGCATGGGGATCACCTTGAACTGGCGCTTATTTGCACCCGTATCGGCAGATCCAGTCTGGGGATCACGACCGAAGCCACCTGCGAGGGGGAGCGGCGTTTTCTGGCAACGTCTACGTTGGTTCTGACCGACGCGCACGGCAAATCAACGCCGTGGCCGGATGACCTGCGTCAGCTTATCGAGATGCGGATCGTGAAAGACGCAGCTTGA
- a CDS encoding RidA family protein, with amino-acid sequence MPHDVIQPEGWAKAKGYANGVKTDDNQLFIGGQIGWTAEQKFETHDFIGQMEQALRNIVDVLEAAGGKIEDLVRLTWYVVDKKEYVARQREVGEVYRRVLGRHFPAMTMVVVAGLVEDEALLEIEATAVL; translated from the coding sequence ATGCCACATGACGTAATTCAGCCCGAAGGCTGGGCCAAGGCAAAAGGTTATGCCAACGGGGTCAAAACAGATGACAACCAGTTGTTTATCGGCGGGCAGATCGGCTGGACGGCAGAGCAAAAATTCGAAACCCATGATTTTATCGGTCAGATGGAACAAGCCCTGCGCAACATCGTCGATGTGCTTGAGGCCGCGGGCGGCAAGATCGAGGATCTGGTGCGGCTGACTTGGTATGTGGTGGACAAGAAAGAATATGTTGCGCGACAGCGCGAAGTCGGAGAAGTCTATCGCCGCGTTTTGGGGCGGCATTTCCCAGCGATGACCATGGTGGTCGTTGCAGGCCTGGTCGAGGATGAAGCTTTGCTTGAAATCGAGGCAACTGCGGTGCTTTGA